Proteins found in one Leishmania major strain Friedlin complete genome, chromosome 35 genomic segment:
- a CDS encoding conserved hypothetical protein (previous protein_id=AAZ14705.1): protein MHNRVVFYKPLQRQPLSGRIGELMPLGTHPLLCFNPDTVRRMCSRYGVPVDDVVSALRDASGDVNLATELLEQRLDIEVGFGSYGLVCLESYAPETFCLVSYNLPTFASTQADEVLDAIHELTLSAAELPLDTPRDRLVDKFTSHWTTEDDVPCADMLRAYNITVQNILLLPFGDYGVQGFHVLLPVKKETPNIGVAAAACCMDLRTGIHNRFRFHVERIADSVSEHVVQEMLHYNQGVHLLRQPYWFRPEYSVEEFIRFKESLLQPSASTFEMRYAFLFAPQYALPHYRNIVEMEKLKIAQHKYEKHYEDFTAPGKWLTSDNAQLQTVAAGGGGSNVPGGAMHNHANDPASIRTAMETRAGPLRRTLAQSMQAHGDRVFSRFYRNHIH from the coding sequence ATGCACAACCGAGTCGTGTTCTACAAGCCCCTGCAACGGCAACCATTGTCGGGTCGAATTGGGGAGCTGATGCCGCTGGGAACTCATCCACTTCTGTGCTTTAACCCCGACACGGTGCGCCGTATGTGTAGCCGCTATGGAGTCCCTGTCGATGACGTGGTCTCGGCGCTGCGTGACGCGAGCGGCGACGTCAACCTTGCCACGGAGCTGCTTGAGCAGCGACTGGACATCGAGGTAGGTTTTGGCAGCTATGGTCTCGTCTGCTTGGAGTCGTACGCGCCGGAGACGTTCTGCTTGGTATCGTACAATCTGCCCACGTTTGCCTCCACGCAAGCCGATGAGGTGCTGGATGCGATTCATGAGCTGACGCTGTCGGCGGCGGAGCTCCCGCTCGACACCCCGCGCGACAGGCTTGTGGACAAGTTCACCAGCCACTGGACGACAGAGGACGACGTTCCATGCGCGGACATGCTTCGAGCGTACAACATCACGGTACAGAACATCTTGCTGTTGCCGTTCGGCGACTACGGCGTTCAGGGCTTTCACGTGCTACTGCCCGTAAAGAAGGAGACGCCGAACATAggtgtggcggctgcggcttGCTGCATGGACTTGCGCACTGGCATCCACAATCGATTCCGGTTCCATGTTGAGCGCATCGCCGACTCCGTCAGCGAGCACGTGGTGCAGGAGATGCTGCACTACAACCAGGGTGTTCACCTGCTACGCCAGCCGTACTGGTTCCGACCAGAATATAGCGTGGAGGAGTTCATCCGCTTCAAGGAGTCGTTGCTGCAGCCGAGTGCGTCGACGTTTGAGATGCGCTATGCGTTTTTGTTCGCACCACAGTATGCGCTTCCCCACTACCGCAACATCGTCGAAATGGAGAAGCTGAAGATTGCGCAGCACAAGTATGAGAAGCACTACGAGGACTTCACCGCACCGGGGAAGTGGCTGACAAGCGACAACGCCCAGCTGCAGAccgtggcggccggcggGGGCGGGTCGAACGTGCCGGGGGGCGCTATGCACAACCACGCGAACGACCCTGCGTCCATTCGAACCGCGATGGAGACCCGCGCCGGTCCACTGCGACGGACGCTTGCACAGTCGATGCAAGCGCACGGGGACCGCGTCTTCAGCCGCTTTTATCGAAACCACATTCACTGA
- a CDS encoding conserved hypothetical protein (previous protein_id=AAZ14706.1), producing MYASLTPPTPPHLCEPSSFFSLLSQVLSVLSASVAPGCEEEFLSHPILPHLLLYFFQFQALALTVICRHCLWETLFLFVAFLRHLLLPIRPLSPVFHFGVFFLLFLGFASCTYTHTMGCVTARAARDVMANSKKSGKLSREESVQAAAEKKPSEAEVDYVAQFVAGYTTDYPQKGSVTVYEDYRGFETSTTNHVSKNKADKLCKWSDQALEDRLNLNNDVFFNPQNPFSWPKEVITNHLTSPSFADRNTVQEMTRK from the coding sequence ATGTACGCATCGCTcaccccgcccaccccacctcacCTCTGCGAGCCGTCGTCTTTTTTCAGTCTCCTTTCGCAAGTTCTTTCAGTTTTGTCAGCGTCGGTTGCTCCGGGCTGTGAGGAAGAGTTTCTTTCTCACCCCATTTTGCCGCATCTCCTGCTATACTTCTTCCAATTTCAGGCATTGGCCTTGACAGTTATTTGCAGGCATTGCCTCTGGGAGACGTTGTTTCTCTTTGTGGCGTTTCTTCGCCATCTTTTGCTGCCCATCAGGCCGCTGTCGCCTGTATTTCATTTTggtgttttttttctgttgtttcTCGGCTTTGCTTcctgcacatacacacacacaatggGGTGCGTCACGGCCCGCGCGGCCCGTGATGTGATGGCCAACAGCAAGAAGAGCGGCAAGCTCTCGAGAGAGGAATCCGTGCAGGCCGCCGCAGAGAAGAAGCCCAGTGAGGCAGAAGTGGACTACGTTGCGCAGTTTGTGGCCGGTTACACGACCGACTACCCGCAGAAAGGATCGGTCACCGTGTATGAGGACTACCGCGGCTTTGAAACCTCCACGACAAATCACGTTTCGAAGAACAAGGCGGATAAACTCTGCAAATGGAGCGACCAAGCCCTGGAAGACCGCCTGAACCTAAATAACGACGTCTTTTTCAATCCACAGAATCCCTTCTCGTGGCCGAAGGAAGTCATCACGAACCATCTCACCTCGCCTTCCTTCGCCGATAGAAATACAGTTCAAGAGATGACGCGCAAGTGA
- a CDS encoding putative proteasome alpha 1 subunit (previous protein_id=AAZ14707.1) encodes MNRAGFDKYITVFSPEGSLYQVEYAFKAVTYPGLLTVAIRCKDAVLVATQHVIPDRLMRPDSVTMLYEVTPGIGCCMTGRAPDGRALVQRAREEASDYHYRYGVQIPIAVLAKRMGDKAQVRTQQAGLRPMGVVSTFIGMDQSDQDGALKPQIYTVDPAGWTCGHIACAVGKKQVEAMAFLEKRQKSTEFAELTQKEAAMIALAALQSAIGTAVKAKEVEVGRCTAANPAFQRVPNSEVEEWLTAVAEAD; translated from the coding sequence ATGAACCGCGCAGGCTTCGACAAGTACATTACCGTCTTCAGCCCTGAGGGCTCGCTGTACCAGGTGGAGTACGCATTCAAAGCGGTCACCTACCCTGGCCTGCTCACCGTTGCCATTCGATGCAAGGATGCCGTTCTGGTCGCGACGCAGCACGTGATTCCCGACCGCCTCATGCGCCCTGACTCGGTGACGATGCTCTACGAGGTCACTCCGGGCATCGGCTGCTGCATGACCGGTCGCGCTCCCGACGGGCGCGCGCTagtgcagcgcgcgcgagaggaAGCGTCGGATTACCACTACCGCTACGGTGTGCAGATTCCAATCGCGGTGTTGGCGAAGCGCATGGGCGACaaggcgcaggtgcgcacgcagcaggcCGGCCTGCGGCCGATGGGTGTGGTGAGCACCTTCATCGGCATGGATCAGAGTGACCAGGACGGCGCGCTGAAGCCGCAGATTTACACCGTCGACCCGGCTGGTTGGACCTGCGGGCACATTGCATGCGCTGTTGGCAAGAAGCaggtggaggcgatggcaTTCTTGGAGAAGCGCCAGAAGAGCACCGAGTTTGCCGAGCTGACACAGAAGGAGGCCGCGATGatcgcgctggcggcgctgcagagcgcgATCGGCACGGCTGTCAAAGCGaaagaggtggaggtgggccGCTGCACAGCCGCGAACCCGGCCTTTCAGCGTGTGCCGAATAGCGAGGTCGAGGAGTGGCTGACCGCCGTGGCCGAGGCGGATTAA
- a CDS encoding conserved hypothetical protein (previous protein_id=AAZ14708.1) translates to MLKEWLRGSSSEAEKPAEEKKPVSRMVVDAEKPLETHESAASKRREAYEKKLAESAKEGPPHPSKMITYDGIFRKAQGVLLEGNNNEIQEGITLNIARNAQNAMISTKWTLVNPQMSHWEVNLQMNGFSDIVAASWNTLNRYQLMYQRVSSTGAMLVTQFMAQKQGGMSQGTVFAMTQYPWRFGGCTQVQYVKDQSLGLSHVQRLIRGVHVGTNLTVEPTSHNSYLSHAISLTTAKRDAGFMAEMTPSKGTWKLAATAFDWSMNMDAAIELEYMEGREGMKSALNVGCRKSFVGGAQLTTSLLGFSMAKVNLDLPFGGEVPGANQLRLTFNCQYDIHAGALKQGLVFTA, encoded by the coding sequence ATGCTGAAAGAATGGCTGCGCGGGTCCTcgagcgaggcggagaagcCTGCTGAGGAGAAGAAGCCTGTATCTCGCATGGTAGTGGATGCGGAGAAGCCGCTGGAGACGCACGAGAGCGCCGCGAGCAAGCGCCGCGAGGCGTATGAGAAGAAGCTCGCCGAGTCCGCGAAGGAGGGGCCGCCGCATCCAAGCAAGATGATCACCTACGATGGCATTTTCCGCAAGGCCCaaggcgtgctgctggagggTAACAACAACGAGATCCAGGAGGGCATCACGCTCAACATCGCCCGCAACGCGCAGAACGCGATGATCTCGACGAAGTGGACGCTCGTGAACCCGCAAATGTCCCACTGGGAGGTGAACTTGCAGATGAACGGCTTCAGTGATATTGTGGCCGCCTCGTGGAACACGTTGAATCGCTACCAGCTCATGTACCAGCGCGTCTCCAGCACTGGCGCGATGCTCGTGACTCAGTTCATGGCGCAGAAGCAGGGCGGCATGTCGCAGGGCACTGTGTTTGCCATGACGCAGTACCCGTGGCGCTTTGGGGGCTGCACCCAGGTCCAGTATGTCAAGGACCAGTCGCTGGGCCTGAGCCACGTGCAACGCCTCATTCGCGGCGTCCATGTTGGGACGAATCTCACTGTCGAGCCTACGTCGCACAATTCCTACCTGTCGCACGCCATCTCCCTCACGACCGCGAAGAGGGACGCCGGGTTCATGGCGGAGATGACCCCCAGCAAAGGGACCTGGAAGCTGGCGGCGACCGCCTTCGACTGGTCAATGAACATGGATGCCGCCATCGAGCTGGAGTACATGGAGGGCCGCGAGGGCATGAAGAGCGCCCTCAACGTAGGCTGCCGGAAGAGCTTTGTCGGCGGGGCGCAGCTGACGACCTCGCTGTTAGGCTTCAGTATGGCCAAGGTGAATCTGGATCTGCCCTTTGGAGGCGAGGTACCCGGCGCCAATCAGCTCCGTCTCACCTTCAACTGCCAGTACGACATTCACGCCGGTGCGCTGAAGCAGGGTCTCGTCTTCACAGCATAA
- a CDS encoding conserved hypothetical protein (previous protein_id=AAZ14709.1), whose product MSAAMSRNVPASFAAKDDDKHYKMCKKIAQLTKVIYTLNNRCEDNEQRTEWLHQTHMQERAQLCQEYESHLEKLQQQIRGLQADKINIAASLERSQKEQLQAAQEEFKTRLAALSEQVSEQESRYDSTLLEEKQRMASELAAETKRVREGKDLELANLVREYNDKYKVMLAEQLDSRDALEEKLKREWGSKVDALQRELAAAQGSASAQLQSKSRLLQEALQRCATLANERDVSAASRDEAHTQLQTLQGQLGRTEEELAGERRQRAASDELKTELEARLVSLDSKRNALQRECAEAQQSLAAEKALTARQAAAVQALENEKASLWTSTEALTQELEGCKAALTASTAQRDAAEAQLRDLQSSSTTHASLLSDVRSQLDEAKQRLATALHQAAEAARISQAKHEEELRKARASLESNSSSEQQRLMEAHKKESDALKRTHEAEILRLQTEMQRLHTERAATHESLQRTAKGAEDAAAKIAALTAQCEEHDALLRSRAEESAAERRQLEQQLEQLQREVEAARKDGAEGAAAQAAALERAQAEHAAVCAAEEAAHAKALREAGEKSAEQLESVSRNNAALVAAMQKQHSAAMERAKEVAAAQAASICRNAEAQLAALRRDYDERLASVRTAAAATEGKLHTLISELQAQLRQALSETAALQTSNSDMLEQRQAEIALLKAAMEKAQTEAAAVLDRTRSDADAQRRDEVHALEVARQWQVAAERQRYEAAVAAGKEQMAKMEARFDERIEAAKAHLQETVAALKAARIKDMQELEEQLNMAHQLRVRELTATHDAERGQLQSTIGTMDIKLKELISSMASKEEKLDRLLAQRDQLLEEVATAKRNGAAAVVAEQNRRAADLEQLRVEHQRELKALGDTHKEIVDDFVRQQAEERRAHQGLAEELRSTVEELQYKYHYRESRPEDVELINKLLQDNKEKELALSKAYEDMRLYKLELINREENYNKVFGRHPNVADYSAVAQAAGKRPSSLPRIGATRQHSTR is encoded by the coding sequence ATGTCGGCGGCGATGTCGCGTAACGTGCCGGCGTCGTTCGCCGCGAAGGACGATGACAAACACTACAAGATGTGCAAGAAGATTGCGCAACTCACCAAGGTGATTTACACCTTGAACAACCGATGCGAGGACAATGAGCAGCGCACCGAGTGGCTGCATCAGACGCACATGCAGGAACGAGCGCAGCTCTGCCAGGAGTACGAGTCGCACCTAGAGAAGCTTCAGCAGCAGATTCGCGGCTTACAGGCAGACAAGATCAACATTGCAGCGTCTCTAGAGCGGTCTCAGAAAGAGCAGCTCCAagcagcgcaggaggagTTCAAGACACGACTTGCTGCTCTCTCAGAACAGGTCAGCGAGCAGGAGTCGAGGTATGACAGCACATTGCTAGAGGAAAAGCAGCGAATGGCCTCCGAGCTGGCTGCCGAGACGAAGCGCGTGCGAGAGGGCAAGGACTTGGAGCTGGCAAACCTCGTACGCGAGTACAACGACAAGTACAAGGTCATGCTTGCCGAGCAGCTGGACTCGAGAGATGCGCTGGAGGAAAAGCTCaagagggagtgggggagtAAAGTCGATGCACTTCAGAGAGagctggcagcggcacagggcagcgcgagcgcgcagctgcagtcgaAGTCCAGGCTGCTACAGGAGGCTCTGCAGCGATGCGCGACGCTGGCCAACGAGAGGGACGTATCAGCGGCTTCACGTGATGAGGCGCATACACAGTTACAGACGCTGCAAGGGCAACTGGGTCGCACCGAGGAGGAGTTGGCGGgtgagcggcgccagcgtgcgGCTTCCGACGAACTCAAaacggagctggaggcgagACTGGTATCCTTGGATAGCAAGCGAAATGCCCTTCAGAGAGAATGCGCGGAGGCACAGCAGTCCCTGGCAGCTGAGAAGGCGCTCACCGCACGCCAAGCCGCcgcggtgcaggcgctggagaacGAGAAAGCATCCCTGTGGACGTCGACGGAGGCGCTGACTCAGGAGCTGGAGGGCTGCAAGGCTGCCCTCACCGCCAGCACAGCACAAcgcgacgccgcggaggcACAACTCCGCGATCTGCAATCCTCCTCTACTACCCATGCCTCCTTGCTGAGTGATGTCAGATCGCAGCTAGAtgaggcgaagcagcgcttgGCGACGGCGCTACATCAGGCGgctgaggcggcgcgcaTTTCCCAGGCGAAGCACgaagaggagctgcgcaaggcgcGTGCGTCGCTGGAGTCGAACTCGTCCTCTGAGCAGCAGAGATTGATGGAGGCGCACAAGAAGGAAAGTGACGCACTTAAGCGGACGCATGAGGCAGAGATTCTTCGACTACAGACAGAGATGCAGCGACTGCACACGGAGAGGGCTGCCACGCACGAGTCGCTTCAAAGGACTGCGAAGGGTGCGGAGGACGCCGCTGCAAAGATTGCCGCCCTGACGGCACAGTGCGAAGAGCATGATGCGCTGCTCCGAAGTCGGGCTGAGGAGAGCGCGGCagagcgccgccagctggagcagcagctggagcagctccagcgcgAGGTGGAAGCCGCCAGAAAAGACGGAGCAGAGGGGGCAGCCGCtcaggcggctgcgctggagcGCGCACAGGCGGAGCACGCCGCGGTTTGCGCTGCCGAGGAAGCCGCACACGCCAAGGCGCTTCGTGAGGCAGGAGAGAAGAGTGCTGAGCAGCTCGAAAGCGTTTCCCGAAACAACGCCGCCTTGGTGGCTGCAATGCAGAAGCAACACTCGGCTGCCATGGAGCGAGCGAAGGAagttgcagcggcgcaggctgCCTCCATATGCCGCAACGCCGAGGCCCAGCTTGCTGCTCTGCGGCGCGACTATGACGAAAGACTCGCTTCGGTGCGtacggccgcggcggcgactgaGGGAAAACTTCACACGCTTATCtcggagctgcaggcgcagctgcgtcagGCTCTTAgcgagacggcggcgcttcAAACGTCCAACAGTGACATGCttgagcagcggcaggcggagatcgcgctgctgaaggccGCCATGGAGAAGGCTCAAACGGAGGCAGCTGCCGTGCTCGATCGTACGCGCAGCGATGCTGACGCGCAGCGACGCGACGAAGTTCACGCACTGGAGGTGGCGCGTCAGTGGCAGGTTGctgcggagcggcagcgctatGAGGCCGCCGTGGCAGCTGGCAAGGAGCAGATGGCGAAAATGGAGGCGCGCTTCGACGAGCGCATCGAAGCCGCGAAGGCACACCTACAAGAGactgtggcggcgctgaaaGCGGCGCGGATAAAGGACATGCAGGAGCTTGAGGAGCAACTCAACATGGCGCATCAGCTGCGGGTGCGTGAGCTCACCGCAACGCACGACGCTGAGCGCGGCCAGCTCCAAAGCACGATTGGTACAATGGACATCAAGCTCAAAGAGCTGATTTCCTCGATGGCCAGCAAGGAGGAGAAGTTAGACAGACTCCTCGCCCAGCGAGACCAGTTGCTAGAGGAGGTCGCCACGGCGAAGCGCAACGGTGCGGCCGCTGTAGTGGCCGAGCAGAACCGTCGTGCGGCGGACCTGGAGCAGCTTCGCGTGGAACATCAAAGGGAACTGAAAGCTCTCGGCGATACACACAAGGAGATCGTGGACGATTTTGTGCGGCAGCAGGCCGAGGAGCGGCGTGCGCACCAGGGTCTTGCAGAAGAGCTGCGTAGCACGGTAGAGGAGCTGCAGTATAAGTACCACTACCGCGAATCTCGTCCAGAGGACGTCGAGCTCATTAATAAGCTTCTTCAGGACAATAAGGAAAAGGAATTGGCTTTGAGCAAGGCCTACGAGGACATGCGGCTGTACAAGCTGGAGCTCATCAACAGAGAGGAGAACTACAACAAAGTCTTTGGCCGACACCCCAACGTGGCGGACTACTCTGCCGTCGCACAGGCCGCCGGAAAGCGCCCGTCCTCGCTTCCCCGTATCGGCGCTACACGCCAGCACTCGACACGGTAG
- a CDS encoding conserved hypothetical protein (previous protein_id=AAZ14710.1), protein MVNAFAEELKARGNEAFAAKNFEEAIVLYDKAIEVDSTNFIYYNNRAAAYHELKNYAKAIEDANRSISIENNAKAHARLGAALWAQMKYREAKNEFEVAATMDPSKTSIKDSIKALEQLINPMASTSAYANRRGVPHPYEYARAAAAANAAVQLCGGEFVSVETGTIGLVLDVAVVVLAALQLVASMLAPSMASTLWAYVLLITMGQQALVMRVRNLLQFKMDILNSWMSHFCSLLFTLCFFAQLTRVRPIMFMVVFIAAYGVVDLVHKRQQVAALMGPVYRFIAPYMQQADSAKDAIRIFTATVEALLLFTVMFTGGTFFTLVYIQYAKYRYNHDGYVKLAFKGLRLNITRMTTKSFMPQAVDRYAQKFFDLLDKVASQPI, encoded by the coding sequence ATGGTCAACGCGTTcgccgaggagctgaaggCTCGTGGTAACGAGGCCTTTGCGGCGAAGAACTTTGAGGAGGCCATCGTACTTTACGACAAGGCCATCGAGGTGGACTCAACAAACTTCATCTATTACAACaaccgcgccgcggcgtacCACGAGCTCAAAAACTACGCCAAGGCGATCGAGGATGCCAACAGGTCCATCTCTATCGAGAACAACGCCAAGGCGCACGCCCGCCTCGGAGCCGCACTGTGGGCACAGATGAAGTACCGCGAGGCGAAAAACGAGTTCGAAGTGGCGGCGACAATGGATCCCTCGAAAACGTCCATCAAGGACAGCATTAAAGCCCTGGAGCAGCTCATCAACCCAATGGCCTCCACCTCTGCCTACGCGaaccgccgcggcgtgccgCACCCGTACGAGTacgcccgcgccgcggcagcggccaacGCGGCAGTTCAGCTGTGCGGCGGTGAGTTCGTGTCTGTGGAAACAGGTACGATCGGCCTCGTGCTTGacgtcgccgttgtcgtcttggcggcactgcagctggTGGCGTCGATGTTGGCGCCGTCCATGGCGAGCACCCTCTGGGCGTATGTTCTGCTCATCACCATGGGCCAGCAGGCCTTggtgatgcgcgtgcgcaaccTCCTGCAGTTCAAGATGGACATCCTGAACTCGTGGATGTCGCACTTCTGCTCTCTGCTGTTTACTCTATGCTTCTTTGCCCAGCTCACCCGCGTTCGACCGATCATGTTCATGGTAGTCTTCATCGCCGCCTACGGCGTGGTCGACCTGGTGCACAAGCGCCAGCAGGTCGCCGCCCTGATGGGTCCCGTGTACCGGTTTATTGCGCCATACATGCAGCAGGCCGATTCGGCTAAGGATGCGATTCGCATCTTCACCGCTACTgtcgaggcgctgctcctcttcACTGTCATGTTCACCGGCGGCACCTTCTTCACGCTGGTGTACATTCAGTACGCAAAGTACCGCTACAACCACGACGGCTACGTGAAGCTCGCCTTCAAGGGCTTGCGGCTGAACATAACCCGCATGACCACCAAGTCATTCATGCCGCAGGCGGTCGACCGGTATGCCCAGAAGTTCTTTGATCTCCTCGACAAAGTCGCCAGCCAGCCGATTTAA
- the DMC1 gene encoding RAD51/dmc1 protein (previous protein_id=AAZ14711.1), which translates to MQQQQQQQRQHSSHFAEERVGDRGAAFAEPQPLHNSVTGEAAGQSLLEVERLAEHGIGAADITKLKQAGIFTVPGVQMQCRKDLIQIKGLSEAKVDKIIEAARRVSEVGFITGSSCLQQRSTLLRISTGSTALDQLLGGGGIESRSITEAFGEFRTGKTQIGHTLCVTCQLPLEMGGGNGKAVYVDTEGTFRPERIRPIAERFGMDSNSVLDNILVARAYTHEHQAHLLSMVAAKMAEDQFSLLVVDSITALFRVDFSGRGELAERQQKLAKMLSQLIKIAEEFNIAVYITNQVVSDPGGASMFVADPKKPVGGHILAHASTTRLSLRKGRGDQRVCKIFDSPSLPELECVYSISEQGIIDAVE; encoded by the coding sequence atgcagcagcagcagcagcagcagcggcagcacagtTCGCACTTCGCGGAGGAGCGCGTCGGTgaccgcggcgccgccttcgcAGAGCCTCAGCCACTCCACAACTCGGTCACCGGCGAAGCGGCGGGACAATCTCTGCTCGAGGTGGAGCGTCTTGCGGAGCACGGCATCGGGGCCGCAGACATTACAAAGCTGAAGCAGGCGGGGATCTTCACGGTGCCTGGTGTGCAGATGCAGTGTAGGAAAGACCTCATTCAGATCAAGGGCCTCTCCGAGGCGAAGGTCGACAAGATCATcgaagctgcgcggcgcgtgAGCGAGGTGGGCTTCATCACCGGCTCCAGctgcctgcagcagcgcagcactcTTCTGCGCATCTCCACCGGGAGTACGGCGCTCGATCAGCTgctcggtggcggcggtatCGAGAGCCGCTCCATCACAGAGGCGTTCGGGGAGTTCCGCACCGGCAAGACGCAGATCGGGCACACCTTGTGCGTGACCTgtcagctgccgctggagatgggcggcggcaacggaaAGGCGGTGTACGTGGACACCGAGGGAACGTTTCGCCCGGAGCGGATTCGGCCCATTGCAGAGCGCTTCGGGATGGACTCAAACTCCGTGCTGGACAACATCCTTGTCGCCCGCGCCTACACGCATGAGCATCAAGCTCACCTGCTATCGATGGTGGCGGCCAAGATGGCGGAGGATCAGTTTAGCCTGCTCGTCGTAGACAGCATCACGGCTCTCTTTCGCGTTGACTTCTCCGGCCGCGGCGAGCTCgccgagcggcagcagaagctGGCAAAGATGCTGAGCCAACTGATAAAAATCGCGGAGGAGTTCAACATTGCCGTGTACATCACCAATCAAGTAGTCTCCGACCCCGGTGGCGCCTCCATGTTTGTGGCGGACCCAAAGAAGCCCGTCGGCGGCCACATCCTCGCCCATGCGTCGACGACGCGCCTGTCGCTGCGCAAGGGCCGCGGCGATCAGCGCGTGTGCAAAATATTTGATAGCCCATCGTTGCCGGAGCTCGAATGCGTGTACAGCATCTCTGAGCAGGGGATCATTGACGCGGTCGAATGA
- a CDS encoding putative phosphatidylcholine:ceramide cholinephosphotransferase 2 (previous protein_id=AAZ14712.1): MMRSSEKHQGVKAMQMNRDRIKERIQEKHQLQRQRVRDRRLSGLRKAEDGETSGDATGAGILWTPVTGHGEVGSSSTYAPDTALCCNPDGSLTVPAVQDWSDIGHEFGVNIHDVDVMGYLLALEEEIRQEQVFQFYDQTNGNEWEDYFRSLTY, translated from the coding sequence ATGATGCGCTCGTCGGAGAAGCATCAGGGTGTCAAAGCCATGCAGATGAACCGTGACCGGATCAAGGAGAGAATTCAGGAAAAGCACCaactgcagcggcagcgggtgcGGGATCGTCGACTCAGCGGATTGCGCAAGGCGGAGGACGGAGAGACGTCTGGCGACGCCACAGGTGCAGGCATTCTTTGGACACCAGTGACGGGTCATGGAGAGGTCGGCTCTAGCTCCACGTACGCTCCTGACACCGCGCTGTGCTGCAACCCCGACGGGTCTctgacggtgccggcggttCAGGACTGGTCTGACATTGGCCACGAGTTCGGTGTCAACATCCACGACGTTGACGTGATGGGGTATTTATTAGCACTCGAGGAGGAGATTCGACAAGAGCAGGTCTTTCAGTTCTACGATCAAACAAACGGCAACGAATGGGAGGACTACTTCCGCTCTCTCACGTACTGA